Proteins from a genomic interval of Rosa chinensis cultivar Old Blush chromosome 2, RchiOBHm-V2, whole genome shotgun sequence:
- the LOC112187693 gene encoding malonate--CoA ligase isoform X1, with translation MSSTTPPLFKAFNYYCRSLFSSSCSSCSRFKASRYLTRINPLLCLSHSRLFSSLQSGSSMEAVKVACQGSGTQDSVAIRSDNKSYSYNQLISSAWSISGLLCCGDLKTSKASSHQSPLATTAGARGLGHLGGARIGIVAKPSAEFVAGILGTWLSGGVAVPLALSYPEAELLHVMNDSDISMILSTEDHQQLMENLAAKCAAQFSLIPPVPSSTTSHASAGGHLQAGEVDADRIFHRNGKQSSEDPALIIYTSGTTGKPKGVVHTHKSISAQVQTLAEAWEYSSADQFLHCLPLHHVHGLFNAVLAPLYAGSTVEFMPKFSVRGIWQRWREAYPKNGTKADEGITVFTGVPTMYTRLIQAHEAMDAELKAASAYAAQQLRLMMCGSSALPVPVMQQWETITGHRLLERYGMTEFVMAISNPFRGERKAGTVGKPFPGVEVKIVTEDDSKSDMMVVGELCIRSPSLFKEYWKLPEVTRESFTNDGFFKTGDAGTVDKDGYYIILGRTSADIMKVGGYKLSALEIESILLEHPSVEECCVLGLPDKDYGEIVCAIVVPDVEAKRKQEEEKRPAISLEELCSGAKHKLAPYKLPTRLFVWDSLPRNAMGKVNKKELKKVLASDQQI, from the exons ATGAGCTCCACCACCCCTCCTTTATTTAAAGCTTTCAACTACTACTGCAGGTCACTCTTCTCCTCTTCTTGTTCATCTTGTTCGCGTTTCAAGGCCTCCCGCTATCTCACCAGGATCAACCCTTTGCTCTGCTTGTCACACTCTCGCCTTTTCTCTT CCTTGCAATCTGGTTCATCTATGGAGGCGGTAAAAGTAGCTTGTCAAGGTTCTGGAACTCAGGATAGTGTTGCTATTAGATCAGATAACAAGAGTTACAGTTACAATCAACTAATTTCTTCTGCATGGAGTATATCTGGCTTGTTATGTTGTGGCGACTTAAAA ACTTCCAAAGCAAGTAGCCATCAATCTCCTTTAGCAACAACTGCTGGTGCACGAGGACTTGGGCATCTTGGAGGGGCTAGAATAGGTATTGTGGCTAAGCCCTCCGCGGAATTCGTTGCTGGTATACTTGGGACTTGGCTTAGTGGAGGTGTTGCAGTTCCACTTGCTCTGAGCTACCCTGAGGCTGAGCTCTTGCATGTGATGAATGATTCA GACATCTCCATGATATTGAGTACTGAAGATCATCAACAACTTATGGAAAACCTTGCTGCTAAATGTGCTGCTCAGTTTTCTCTTATTCCACCAGTTCCCAGTAGTACTACTTCACATGCAAGTGCAGGTGGTCATTTACAAGCGGGAGAAGTAGATGCAGATAGAATTTTTCACAGGAATGGGAAGCAATCAA GTGAGGATCCAGCATTAATAATATACACTAGTGGTACAACGGGTAAACCTAAAGGAGTTGTTCACACTCACAAAAGCATCAGTGCGCAG GTCCAAACCTTGGCAGAAGCTTGGGAGTATTCATCTGCTGATCAGTTTTTGCATTGTCTACCACTACATC ACGTCCATGGGCTTTTCAATGCTGTACTTGCCCCTCTGTATGCAGGTTCCACG GTTGAGTTTATGCCGAAGTTTAGTGTGAGGGGTATTTGGCAAAGATGGCGTGAAGCATATCCAAAAAATGGAACTAAGGCAGATGAGGGCATAACTGTCTTTACTGGA GTACCGACCATGTATACTCGATTGATACAAGCTCATGAAGCCATGGATGCGGAGCTAAAAGCTGCGTCTGCCTATGCTGCACAACAGTTGCGTCTTATG ATGTGTGGTTCCTCTGCACTCCCTGTTCCTGTAATGCAGCAATGGGAAACTATCACAGGGCATCGTCTTCTTGAACGATACGGCATGACAGAG TTTGTGATGGCAATATCAAATCCCTTCAGAGGTGAACGGAAGGCAGGCACGGTTGGAAAACCATTTCCTGGTGTGGAG GTAAAGATCGTTACAGAAGATGATAGCAAAAGTGATATGATGGTGGTGGGTGAGCTTTGCATTAGAAGCCCTTCATTGTTCAAGGAATATTGGAAACTTCCTGAG GTAACTAGAGAATCATTTACAAATGATGGGTTCTTCAAGACAGGAGATGCTGGTACAGTGGATAAAGATGGCTACTACATCATATTGGGAC GTACAAGTGCTGATATAATGAAGGTTGGTGGATACAAGTTATCAGCGTTAGAAATTGAATCAATTCTTTTAGAG CACCCATCTGTAGAGGAGTGTTGTGTATTGGGCTTACCTGACAAAGATTATGGAGAAATTGTCTGTGCAATAGTAGTGCCAGATGTGGAAGCAAAGAGGAAAcaagaggaagaaaagagacCTGCCATAAGCTTGGAAGAGCTATGCTCTGGGGCTAAACACAAACTTGCACCATACAAG ctaCCAACACGACTTTTTGTGTGGGATTCACTGCCTCGTAATGCTATGGGGAAG GTGAATAAGAAGGAGTTGAAGAAAGTTCTGGCTTCTGATCAACAGATTTGA
- the LOC112188539 gene encoding hevamine-A → MAFKSIFSVALLLSLVTLLLAVGSNAGGIAIYWGQNGNEGTLAQTCSSGNYQFVNIAFLSSFGNGQTPIINLAGHCDPSTNECTKLSPDIKSCQAEGIKVILSIGGGAGSYSLASSDDARQVAMYLWNNFLGGQSSSRPLGDAVLDGVDFDIEGGTDQHWDDLARYLSGYSKKGKKVYLTAAPQCPFPDAYVGNALNTGLFDFVWVQFYNNPPCQYTSGDVSNLEDAWKQWTSAIPAHKIFLGLPAAPQAAGSGFIPAADLNSQVLPAIKNSVKYGGVMLWSKYYDDLDGYSSSIKNDV, encoded by the coding sequence ATGGCATTCAAGTCTATATTTTCAGTAGCATTATTGCTATCTTTAGTGACACTGCTTCTGGCTGTTGGGTCAAATGCAGGTGGAATTGCTATTTATTGGGGCCAAAATGGAAATGAAGGCACATTAGCACAAACATGTTCTTCAGGGAATTACCAATTTGTGAACATAGCTTTCCTTTCATCATTTGGTAATGGCCAGACCCCTATCATAAACCTTGCTGGTCACTGTGATCCATCCACCAACGAATGCACCAAGTTAAGCCCAGATATCAAGTCATGCCAAGCCGAAGGCATCAAGGTCATACTCTCCATAGGAGGAGGTGCTGGGAGCTATTCTCTAGCTTCATCTGATGATGCCCGACAAGTTGCTATGTACTTGTGGAACAACTTCTTGGGAGGACAGTCGTCATCCAGGCCGTTGGGAGATGCTGTTTTGGATGGAGTTGACTTTGATATTGAAGGAGGAACTGATCAACATTGGGATGACCTCGCTAGGTACCTTTCTGGTTACAGCAAGAAGGGCAAGAAAGTTTACTTGACTGCTGCTCCACAGTGTCCCTTTCCTGATGCTTAtgttggaaatgcactaaacaCAGGCCTCTTTGATTTTGTTTGGGTACAATTCTACAACAACCCTCCTTGCCAGTACACTTCTGGTGATGTTTCAAATCTCGAAGATGCTTGGAAGCAATGGACTTCTGCCATTCCTGCACATAAGATTTTCTTAGGACTTCCTGCTGCACCTCAAGCTGCTGGCAGTGGATTTATTCCTGCAGCTGATCTCAACTCACAAGTCCTTCCGGCTATCAAGAATTCGGTAAAATATGGAGGTGTCATGCTTTGGTCCAAGTATTATGATGATCTAGATGGATACAGCTCTTCCATCAAGAATGATGTCTAG
- the LOC112188540 gene encoding uncharacterized protein LOC112188540 isoform X2: MEDEKLQKSKKWLHDLSTGAKGINELEALTHVGLQVMNARKGFFRCNFIVPDHLSDQDGNWHVGAIATVIDDVGAATVYSTVGDVKSVDFTISYYSRVKTRVQKRLSWRLRL; encoded by the exons ATGGAAGACGAGAAGCTACAGAAGTCCAAGAAATGGCTTCACGATCTGTCGACAGGTGCCAAAGGTATCAACGAGCTAGAGGCCTTAACTCATGTTGGCCTGCAGGTCATGAATGCCCGCAAGGGCTTCTTCCGCTGCAACTTCATCGTTCCAGACCATCTCTCT GACCAGGATGGAAACTGGCATGTCGGAGCTATCGCAACTGTGATCGACGATGTTGGGGCCGCCACCGTATACTCAACTGTTGGTGATGTCAAATCCGTTGACTTCACCATTTCATATTACTCCAGGGTCAAGACCAGagttca GAAGAGGTTGAGTTGGAGGCTGAGATTGTag
- the LOC112187693 gene encoding malonate--CoA ligase isoform X2: MAAFSSMKCGALQSGSSMEAVKVACQGSGTQDSVAIRSDNKSYSYNQLISSAWSISGLLCCGDLKTSKASSHQSPLATTAGARGLGHLGGARIGIVAKPSAEFVAGILGTWLSGGVAVPLALSYPEAELLHVMNDSDISMILSTEDHQQLMENLAAKCAAQFSLIPPVPSSTTSHASAGGHLQAGEVDADRIFHRNGKQSSEDPALIIYTSGTTGKPKGVVHTHKSISAQVQTLAEAWEYSSADQFLHCLPLHHVHGLFNAVLAPLYAGSTVEFMPKFSVRGIWQRWREAYPKNGTKADEGITVFTGVPTMYTRLIQAHEAMDAELKAASAYAAQQLRLMMCGSSALPVPVMQQWETITGHRLLERYGMTEFVMAISNPFRGERKAGTVGKPFPGVEVKIVTEDDSKSDMMVVGELCIRSPSLFKEYWKLPEVTRESFTNDGFFKTGDAGTVDKDGYYIILGRTSADIMKVGGYKLSALEIESILLEHPSVEECCVLGLPDKDYGEIVCAIVVPDVEAKRKQEEEKRPAISLEELCSGAKHKLAPYKLPTRLFVWDSLPRNAMGKVNKKELKKVLASDQQI, translated from the exons ATGGCTGCATTTTCGAGTATGAAATGTGGAG CCTTGCAATCTGGTTCATCTATGGAGGCGGTAAAAGTAGCTTGTCAAGGTTCTGGAACTCAGGATAGTGTTGCTATTAGATCAGATAACAAGAGTTACAGTTACAATCAACTAATTTCTTCTGCATGGAGTATATCTGGCTTGTTATGTTGTGGCGACTTAAAA ACTTCCAAAGCAAGTAGCCATCAATCTCCTTTAGCAACAACTGCTGGTGCACGAGGACTTGGGCATCTTGGAGGGGCTAGAATAGGTATTGTGGCTAAGCCCTCCGCGGAATTCGTTGCTGGTATACTTGGGACTTGGCTTAGTGGAGGTGTTGCAGTTCCACTTGCTCTGAGCTACCCTGAGGCTGAGCTCTTGCATGTGATGAATGATTCA GACATCTCCATGATATTGAGTACTGAAGATCATCAACAACTTATGGAAAACCTTGCTGCTAAATGTGCTGCTCAGTTTTCTCTTATTCCACCAGTTCCCAGTAGTACTACTTCACATGCAAGTGCAGGTGGTCATTTACAAGCGGGAGAAGTAGATGCAGATAGAATTTTTCACAGGAATGGGAAGCAATCAA GTGAGGATCCAGCATTAATAATATACACTAGTGGTACAACGGGTAAACCTAAAGGAGTTGTTCACACTCACAAAAGCATCAGTGCGCAG GTCCAAACCTTGGCAGAAGCTTGGGAGTATTCATCTGCTGATCAGTTTTTGCATTGTCTACCACTACATC ACGTCCATGGGCTTTTCAATGCTGTACTTGCCCCTCTGTATGCAGGTTCCACG GTTGAGTTTATGCCGAAGTTTAGTGTGAGGGGTATTTGGCAAAGATGGCGTGAAGCATATCCAAAAAATGGAACTAAGGCAGATGAGGGCATAACTGTCTTTACTGGA GTACCGACCATGTATACTCGATTGATACAAGCTCATGAAGCCATGGATGCGGAGCTAAAAGCTGCGTCTGCCTATGCTGCACAACAGTTGCGTCTTATG ATGTGTGGTTCCTCTGCACTCCCTGTTCCTGTAATGCAGCAATGGGAAACTATCACAGGGCATCGTCTTCTTGAACGATACGGCATGACAGAG TTTGTGATGGCAATATCAAATCCCTTCAGAGGTGAACGGAAGGCAGGCACGGTTGGAAAACCATTTCCTGGTGTGGAG GTAAAGATCGTTACAGAAGATGATAGCAAAAGTGATATGATGGTGGTGGGTGAGCTTTGCATTAGAAGCCCTTCATTGTTCAAGGAATATTGGAAACTTCCTGAG GTAACTAGAGAATCATTTACAAATGATGGGTTCTTCAAGACAGGAGATGCTGGTACAGTGGATAAAGATGGCTACTACATCATATTGGGAC GTACAAGTGCTGATATAATGAAGGTTGGTGGATACAAGTTATCAGCGTTAGAAATTGAATCAATTCTTTTAGAG CACCCATCTGTAGAGGAGTGTTGTGTATTGGGCTTACCTGACAAAGATTATGGAGAAATTGTCTGTGCAATAGTAGTGCCAGATGTGGAAGCAAAGAGGAAAcaagaggaagaaaagagacCTGCCATAAGCTTGGAAGAGCTATGCTCTGGGGCTAAACACAAACTTGCACCATACAAG ctaCCAACACGACTTTTTGTGTGGGATTCACTGCCTCGTAATGCTATGGGGAAG GTGAATAAGAAGGAGTTGAAGAAAGTTCTGGCTTCTGATCAACAGATTTGA
- the LOC112188540 gene encoding uncharacterized protein LOC112188540 isoform X1 codes for MEDEKLQKSKKWLHDLSTGAKGINELEALTHVGLQVMNARKGFFRCNFIVPDHLSDQDGNWHVGAIATVIDDVGAATVYSTVGDVKSVDFTISYYSRVKTREEVELEAEIVGDMGKLICVVVKVTRKEDGESVALGKQWMASFSRRTNQSQVTSRL; via the exons ATGGAAGACGAGAAGCTACAGAAGTCCAAGAAATGGCTTCACGATCTGTCGACAGGTGCCAAAGGTATCAACGAGCTAGAGGCCTTAACTCATGTTGGCCTGCAGGTCATGAATGCCCGCAAGGGCTTCTTCCGCTGCAACTTCATCGTTCCAGACCATCTCTCT GACCAGGATGGAAACTGGCATGTCGGAGCTATCGCAACTGTGATCGACGATGTTGGGGCCGCCACCGTATACTCAACTGTTGGTGATGTCAAATCCGTTGACTTCACCATTTCATATTACTCCAGGGTCAAGACCAGa GAAGAGGTTGAGTTGGAGGCTGAGATTGTaggggacatggggaagctcaTATGTGTGGTGGTAAAGGTGACAAGGAAAGAGGATGGAGAAAGCGTTGCTTTGGGTAAGCAATGGATGGCCTCATTTTCAAGGAGGACCAATCAATCTCAAGTCACTAGTAGGCTTTGA